GTTAGAACAGGAAATGTCTGGTTGCTGTGATCAGTCTCTGAGGGCATAAGCAACAGCGCCAAGAGCCATTCAGTGCTCCATCCAGGTTTCTCCACCCACTCCAGCAGCATTGGACTCAGTATAGTTTTCCCTGATCTATGCCCACTCTGTAAGATTTCCTCAGAGCCAGTGCCAATGACCTCAGTCCCTGTCTGTCTGAATACTGTCTGTCAGTCTTACTGCATGCTGGGAACTTACAATTAAGAAATTTAGATCAGTTTCACAATTTGTGGATTGATGTAAAATAATTAGATAACATATTTTGAGATACATTTTATTTCCAGGAAGCTTTAGCTACTTATATTTCTTCAtatagttttgcccatttttggtcATACTTAAGTTTGGGGATCAAAACTATTAGCTATCTTTTGCTTCAATAAAATCTATAATTTGTTGCTTATCAATGGTTAGTAAGgtggttgttaagtttaggtattgggtaggattagggaagtAGATTATAGTCATgcataatatgtgctttataattactaataaacagccaatatgttaataagcaactagttaaaagtgagaattggtccatatactaaaatgttaccaaaaatgGATTTTCCCACTATCCAAGATGTATTTTCTTGCCCCctgatgtatatttttataaatattttggcttaaatattttgtttaccaaatatatttagaatataattcagaatatagatagattaaaatatatatatatatatatattcacattgtTTTAGAATCAGTTGTTTACATCATTGCATAATTTGAAAATATGCCCCACATATACCAATTGCTGATGGCTGTCATTTAAGAGGATCTTACTTCATTTTCCCCTTTTCACATTATAAGAACAGTGTCTCCGAGTTGCACTAAGACATAGATGACATTCCACTGGGAGAAGGCTCTGGCCTTCTTCCTATTGGTGGAACAGTTGCCCATAGCGTCAGTGTTGCTATGACAAAAGTCTGGCACTGCTGGTGGCTGGGGAACAGTGCAGAACTCATGATTGTGTCCCTGTTGTGATGACAAGAGTTTGTATGGGCCGTAAACAAGCAGAAACCCTAAATAAACCTGTATTTACAGAAAACTACTCCTTGTCTCACAGCCATCTTAGAGGTAACATTTGCTGGCTTCTCAGTCTTATAATTATTGCCTAGTTAAATCAATTTAGAATTATTGCAATTACATGTAAAAACTTGTTTTGCACACAAGTCTTAATGGGTAAACATGTTCATATGTTTAAATATGCTAAAACTACTGTGGATTATGCATATAACAGTTAGTTCCAGTTCTAGTTAAATCTGATTGGACAAGCGGCATACCAAGGGTGTCAAAAtagcaaaataacatttataaaatctAAGTTACTCAATAGTAACgtctttttatttaaaaggatGCTCCAGCctcaaatgaaaattgtgtcattaatcacttgcccccatgttgttccaaacccataaaagctcagttcatcttcggaacacaatttgtgatattttggatgaaaaccggagGCTTGAGATTGTCCCATAGACtcccaagtaaataacagtgtcaagatccataaaaggtatgaaaagtcatcgtcagaatactccatctgccatcagtcgtgcaatctgggttatataaaGCAAAGGGAAGACTTTTTGTAAGcgaggaaaacaaaaataatgattttaaataataattcctttgtcaacggtctcctctgtgtctctccatatcgccgtgctgcgtatgctcttctgtatcctccgcaccacaaggatgtgctgtttcttttttaaataaacagcaCCAACATCCTTGTGGCATGGAGGACATACGGAGCacataacccagattgcacgggGTGgatttggggtggagtaaccctttaactaCTGTTCAATAGCAATATCTTATTCTCACTTGTGCTAGTTTTCTAGCACAACCTGTGGTTGAATCCAAAAGATTAATTTCACGGTCTTCATTTAAAGCCCTGCAATGGCAAAATGGAACTAATGGCACCAGACAAAAAAGTCAGACCTAATGCTATGTTCACAAATGTTTGTTAAGCACACATTCCCTCTTGCAGTTTTAGTCAGCCCTTCAGTATAAACAGGAAGATGCACACAATAATAGTTCAATAGCTAAAGTCAGGCACACCTCACACAACCATATGCCACATGTGCGACCTCGGAACACACAAATATTCCAAAGCTTTGTTTTTAAGGAgtcatattcatttaaaaaataacaaatgtctgTTGTCAAGCCTCTTCACTCTATATAAAATCCATATTTGTACTGTCTACAGGTCCTCAGTTTGCACTAACAATGGGCTGGTTGCTGGTGTGCAAAGTAAGTACTTTGAAGCGGTTCTGGATCGAGAATGGCAATTCTACTGCTGTCGATATGCCCGCAGGTGCCCTTATTCCTGCTGGTGAGTCTTGGAATAACAAATGGTGACCTAATATACTCATACAGTTACTTAACAACCTCTATACATCACAAGTTATACGCTGTTATAGATTTTAGGATTATGTGTCCTCTGATAATTGTTCAATAGGATGTTTTTCACATATCTTATAACCtttcttttaaatgaattttcatGATTTATGCACAGGAAGACGAGTGATGTTCCAGAGTACTACAAAGAAGAGGGGGAGATGGTAATCCCCAGTTATGGCTACTTCATAAGGGGGGCTCAAACTACTTTCAGTGGTGTACTGAGGTCTGTATGAACACTTCCTCTTCCTTTGCACTTGGTTTTGTGTCAAAATTACCATCCGTTTTATTACAGACGGATACATTAGCATAAGAGTTTTAGTTGCTGTTAATGGCTAAAAAAAATTTCCTTTAGAGGGagataacagttttttttatgattttgcagGGATCGGCAGTGGAAGTACATCTTGTGCCGAATGACAGACTTTGATTGTCAGTTTGAAAACTTCTAGGCTGCATGCATCACTTAATGTAACCTAAAAGAGCACATGTACGTCACCACATAAGCACTTAGAATAGCACTCACAGAAAATATATGCCATACTCcatttttaaattagctttatAACTTACAAATGTTTGGTTTGCTCTGTAAAAACCTGCATGGATTGCCATGTTCTCATATTTTGCCGTCATTTATGCCATTTCCAtctttacaaatattttgtaatcatttttaaaatgtaaaggacaaaagaatttttttatatttttgtgtattattAATAAGCTGCACATGCATTTATGTAATAAACCATGTAATAAACAGCATGAAGTTAACAATAGTTTGAACACTTTGAGTATCAATCAACACTTAAAGTATATAGCAGCATTTTTGCTTACTAATATGAATTTAACTATGATCTCCAATGCCTTTTTGAATGGTTTTTGAAAAAGtctaaaatctttattttggtttatttctttttttatctaattCTCAAATACTCACATGGAGTAACAAAACATACTGAATTCTTTGGAAAAATGGGTAGAACTAATAAAGCAAAGATTTCTCCCAC
This is a stretch of genomic DNA from Carassius carassius chromosome 10, fCarCar2.1, whole genome shotgun sequence. It encodes these proteins:
- the LOC132151877 gene encoding dermatopontin-like — its product is MSSAHVLQALCLLMVFSTVRAQHSYTYETGEEWVNTWRQGFNFQCPHGEVLVAIRSYFSEKEGSDRLWNFECQRTPYDWGEPNECWWDDINRAGLEWSSVCTNNGLVAGVQSKYFEAVLDREWQFYCCRYARRCPYSCWKTSDVPEYYKEEGEMVIPSYGYFIRGAQTTFSGVLRDRQWKYILCRMTDFDCQFENF